The Dioscorea cayenensis subsp. rotundata cultivar TDr96_F1 chromosome 19, TDr96_F1_v2_PseudoChromosome.rev07_lg8_w22 25.fasta, whole genome shotgun sequence genome includes a window with the following:
- the LOC120283501 gene encoding cold-regulated protein 27-like isoform X2, producing the protein MDEDCKHDRRLETQGIDSLKVEDSMSMEWTDEKHSLYLNSMEASFVDQLYSNKYHLKDIHSWSSRTQKHTNSQGIGTRTVSSGQFKVLRRGCWEKINFEKAAKGHNDPDTEPFILSANPWIQHFRAASSIGKELHVPSSIQMDVIDSFTQPMNLTNQSNGRTATTSGQFPCCSHVSCQDSVGCCAEVSDQNFVDQEADKQEKLSITCRKKKAKVAATNEPSFKDQVVPLGKLHLASTCEENHSHLN; encoded by the exons ATGGATGAGGATTGCAAGCACGATCGGCGATTAGAAACTCAGGGGATTGATAGCCTCAAG GTTGAAGATTCTATGTCCATGGAATGGACAGATGAGAAGCACAGTCTGTATCTTAATTCTATGGAGGCGTCATTTGTTGACCAGTTATACAGCAACAAATATCATTTGAAGGATATACACAGCTGGTCATCAAGAACACAGAAACACACAAATTCACAAGGAATAGGAACCAGAACTGTTTCGTCTGGCCAG TTTAAGGTTCTTCGAAGGGGGTGCTGggagaaaattaattttgagaaGGCTGCCAAGGGTCACAATGATCCTGATACTGAACCTTTCATTCTGTCAGCAAATCCATGGATTCAACACTTTAGAGCAGCATCTTCCATTGGAAAAGAGCTGCATGTGCCATCATCTATACAGATGGACGTTATCGATTCTTTCACTCAACCAATGAATTTAACCAATCAGAGTAATGGGAGAACTGCAACAACTTCTGGGCAGTTTCCTTGCTGTTCTCATGTTTCTTGTCAAGATTCTGTTGGTTGCTGTGCAG AGGTTTCAGATCAAAACTTTGTTGATCAAGAAGCTGATAAACAGGAAAAACTCAGCATAACCTGCcggaaaaagaaagcaaaagttgCAGCTACTAATGAACCATCATTCAAAGATCAA GTGGTTCCATTGGGGAAGTTACATCTGGCGTCTACTTGTGAAGAGAATCATTCTCATTTGAACTAA
- the LOC120283501 gene encoding cold-regulated protein 27-like isoform X1, producing MMMETRVSFFCQFLIVINARNDEIQLRLSRKKMCYQFIVEDSMSMEWTDEKHSLYLNSMEASFVDQLYSNKYHLKDIHSWSSRTQKHTNSQGIGTRTVSSGQFKVLRRGCWEKINFEKAAKGHNDPDTEPFILSANPWIQHFRAASSIGKELHVPSSIQMDVIDSFTQPMNLTNQSNGRTATTSGQFPCCSHVSCQDSVGCCAEVSDQNFVDQEADKQEKLSITCRKKKAKVAATNEPSFKDQVVPLGKLHLASTCEENHSHLN from the exons ATGATGATGGAAACCCGTGTATCTTTCTTTTGCCAATTTCTGATTGTCATTAATGCAAGGAACGATGAGATACAGTTGAGGCTAAGCAGGAAAAAGATGTGCTATCAGTTCATT GTTGAAGATTCTATGTCCATGGAATGGACAGATGAGAAGCACAGTCTGTATCTTAATTCTATGGAGGCGTCATTTGTTGACCAGTTATACAGCAACAAATATCATTTGAAGGATATACACAGCTGGTCATCAAGAACACAGAAACACACAAATTCACAAGGAATAGGAACCAGAACTGTTTCGTCTGGCCAG TTTAAGGTTCTTCGAAGGGGGTGCTGggagaaaattaattttgagaaGGCTGCCAAGGGTCACAATGATCCTGATACTGAACCTTTCATTCTGTCAGCAAATCCATGGATTCAACACTTTAGAGCAGCATCTTCCATTGGAAAAGAGCTGCATGTGCCATCATCTATACAGATGGACGTTATCGATTCTTTCACTCAACCAATGAATTTAACCAATCAGAGTAATGGGAGAACTGCAACAACTTCTGGGCAGTTTCCTTGCTGTTCTCATGTTTCTTGTCAAGATTCTGTTGGTTGCTGTGCAG AGGTTTCAGATCAAAACTTTGTTGATCAAGAAGCTGATAAACAGGAAAAACTCAGCATAACCTGCcggaaaaagaaagcaaaagttgCAGCTACTAATGAACCATCATTCAAAGATCAA GTGGTTCCATTGGGGAAGTTACATCTGGCGTCTACTTGTGAAGAGAATCATTCTCATTTGAACTAA
- the LOC120249870 gene encoding CLK4-associating serine/arginine rich protein — protein sequence MWHEARRSERKVHDLMDAARRRAQRRAVYLARRRGDPQQSLQVVGTRCRTHRDDGLYQAAQDQQGLIPWNGKQDILIDRFDGRALLDFIRDSESRPFRAREKTEEEEELEEFVNFERYRDLIKHQRRGFTDEEAMQNVSQELEAKSVAPFVLERTQSSQTQASKGSYSQVGFSYKGDGNEESHISDSDEEEEEEEDDEKDFSSDDSNDEGMEIIAKDFGIKRYNWLVYMDKKAKEEEKRQKEIIRGDPAIKKLSRKERRKASQMERGREREAALTTGRPLRRDPYREPRQSPTYEAYPRSRRSRSRSHSPYSRRHDRGLHSDSTLRSKSKTPKIEYITEFGSSTDMGEPKLEGISPPSSPLQAGLLNRPSSERILEALHVDPASALSVEQEKNKMPKPFVSTSSAMAKLSKAAPGGSLKTPQSEKKETPQERLKRIMSKQLNKQIRKDSAVEMAKKKEQERQRREKITEASRTSRYRRHSHSSSRSPSPPRRYHDSRSRSRSPRRHRSRSKSYSQSPPRTRSRTRY from the exons ATGTGGCACGAGGCTCGGAGATCGGAGCGCAAGGTTCATGATCTCATGGATGCCGCGCGGCGCCGTGCGCAGCGCCGTGCTGTCTACCTCGCTCGCCGCCGTGGTGATCCCCAACAGTCGCTCCAGGTTGTCGGTACTCGTTGCCGCACCCACCGCGATGATGGCCTCTACCAAGCAGCTCAGGATCAGCAGGGCTT GATCCCCTGGAATGGAAAACAGGATATATTGATCGACAG ATTTGATGGTCGTGCTCTTCTTGATTTTATCAGAGATTCTGAGTCCCGGCCTTTCAGGGCACGAGAAAAGactgaggaagaagaagaattagaagAGTTTGTTAATTTTGAGCGTTACCGGGATTTAATTAAGCATCAGCGCAGAGGAT TTACTGATGAAGAAGCTATGCAAAATGTTTCCCAGGAATTGGAGGCGAAGTCTGTTGCTCCTTTTGTATTGGAGAG AACACAGTCATCACAGACGCAAGCAAGTAAAGGTTCATACTCACAGGTAGGTTTTTCCTACAAAGGAGATGGCAATGAGGAATCACATATCTCAGATAGtgatgaggaggaggaagaagaagaagatgatgaaaaagacTTTAGTAGCGATGATAGCAATGATGAAGGAATGGAAATAATTGCCAAAGATTTTGGTATAAAAAGGTACAATTGGCTTGTTTATATGGACAAAAAGGCCAAGGAGGAAGAGAAACgacaaaaagaaataatcaGAGGGGATCCCGCAATT AAAAAACTAAGCCGCAAGGAAAGAAGGAAGGCTTCTCAGATGGAAAGGGGGAGAGAGAGGGAAGCTGCATTAACTACAGGAAGGCCACTTCGGCGTGATCCTTACAG GGAGCCACGCCAAAGTCCCACATATGAAGCTTATCCTCGATCCAGAAG GTCTAGGTCTCGCTCACATTCTCCATACTCAAGGAGACATGATCGTGGTCTACATTCTGATAGCACACTCCGAAGCAAATCAAAGACTCCCAAAATTGAGTATATTACTGAATTTGGGAGTTCGACTGACATGGGTGAACCCAAACTGGAAGGAATCTCCCCGCCATCATCTCCATTGCAAGCGGGTCTTCTGAACCG GCCATCTAGTGAGCGAATCCTTGAGGCACTCCATGTTGATCCCGCATCTGCTCTGTCAGTTgaacaagagaaaaataaaatgccgAAGCCATTTGTGAG CACCTCATCGGCGATGGCAAAGCTTAGCAAGGCTGCTCCTGGTGGGTCCTTAAAGACCCCGCAGTCTGAGAAGAAGGAAACACCCCAAGAGCGGCTGAAAAGGATTATGAGTAAACAACTGAACAAGCAAA TTCGCAAAGATTCTGCTGTTGAGATGGCTAAGAAGAAGGAGCAAGAACGTCAAAGGCGGGAAAAGATCACAGAGGCAAGTAGGACATCTCGGTACAGGCGCCACAGCCATAGTAGCAGCAGAAGCCCTTCGCCACCAAG AAGGTACCATGACAGCAGAAGTCGGAGCAGGAGCCCTCGGAGGCATCGTTCCCGATCCAAGTCCTATTCACAGTCCCCTCCAAG GACAAGAAGCAGAACCAGGTATTGA